Proteins from a genomic interval of Anabrus simplex isolate iqAnaSimp1 chromosome 13, ASM4041472v1, whole genome shotgun sequence:
- the Teh1 gene encoding protein tipE: MRSSSSELLLDQQQELRKRKLLELAQPKKTKPPKRTCREKIWFYTTSFLAMTAVAGGSALLFLVPLYVDPAISTLAADFVPVPVKCVTTRREDLSGIFNCSWSSCREGCTSDMYACLHVFVSYTTTPYNTSNDEEDVNSDKTDEAVLLDNIKGCGYPPEVDCDNFTKEYSEPGSAYPCYYSRENRSVVLTHYDRDRHVTVILHYFAVPFVVTLASSVVLCVMYCDCRCSSGRDRRRRQCRRSAVEDARYYYKVIAHFGEYYLCSLLLLFVYKGFVVLLGLQLKCMGTRNTVKEIVLANSTENRVQAWFYL, from the coding sequence ATGCGAAGCAGTAGTTCAGAACTTCTATTGGATCAACAACAAGAATTACGGAAACGAAAACTTTTAGAACTGGCTCAGCCAAAGAAAACGAAGCCTCCGAAGAGGACTTGTAGGGAGAAGATTTGGTTTTATACCACTTCATTTCTAGCCATGACCGCCGTAGCAGGTGGCTCAGCCCTTTTGTTTTTAGTCCCGCTCTATGTAGATCCTGCAATATCCACCCTGGCAGCGGATTTCGTCCCGGTTCCTGTGAAGTGTGTCACTACGCGCAGGGAAGACCTCAGCGGTATCTTCAACTGTTCATGGAGTTCTTGCCGGGAAGGTTGCACCAGCGACATGTACGCCTGCCTTCACGTGTTCGTCTCGTACACGACGACTCCGTACAACACATCGAACGACGAGGAAGATGTGAACAGTGATAAGACAGACGAAGCAGTGCTGTTAGACAATATCAAAGGGTGCGGTTACCCGCCGGAAGTGGACTGCGACAATTTTACCAAGGAGTACAGTGAACCTGGGAGTGCTTACCCGTGTTACTATTCGAGAGAGAACAGGAGTGTGGTGCTAACACATTATGACAGGGACAGACACGTCACGGTGATTCTTCACTACTTTGCTGTCCCCTTTGTAGTGACTCTAGCGTCATCTGTCGTGCTCTGTGTTATGTACTGTGACTGTCGATGCAGCAGCGGCCGAGATCGACGCCGAAGACAGTGTCGCAGAAGCGCTGTCGAGGATGCCAGGTACTATTACAAAGTAATTGCACATTTTGGTGAATATTATCTgtgttcgttgttgttgttgtttgtgtacAAAGGCTTTGTTGTTCTCTTGGGATTACAGTTAAAATGCATGGGCACTCGCAATACTGTTAAGGAGATTGTATTAGCAAATAGTACTGAGAATCGAGTGCAAGCTTGGTTTTACCTGTAG